AGGTTTATTGCTAAAGGTTACATTATAATAGTCGTCGGAATTGTAGTTTTTAGAAAGTTTGACATAAAACCACACAGCTACGCTTATCAATAGGCATAATAGAATTGCTATTGAGTTACGTGAAATTTTCTGACGAAAAACAAAATTTCTCATCGTAGTTGTAGATTAGTCGGTAAAATACAGCACCGAGCAGAACTTTATTTCAATTCGAGGTTATTTTTTATCTTGATCTGTCAATTGATCTTGAGCACTCGAACCTATAGCCGATTTTTCTATTCTAATTCTAACGTTGTTTTCAACTTCAATAGTAACTGTAGTTTCTTGTACTTCAACAATTTTTCCGTGTATTCCACCAATTGTAACAATTTTTTGACCTTTGGTTAAGCTTTCGCGGAATTTTCTTTGTTCTTTCTGACGTTTGGTTTGAGGTCTGATAAAAAACAAGTAAAAGATAACGAAAATTACCAAAAGAAATATAAGCGAACTTCCCATACCACCGCCGCTAGCGCCCTCGCCTTGTGGTGGTGCCATTAATAATACGTTTAAAAAATTCATAGTCTTAGTTTTTATTTATGATTAAATATTTATTTTTTTACAAATTTTCAGGGTTAACAACTTTGGCTTGTATTTTCAATACAGTAGTGTTGGGCTGCGTATTGCTGACTACTGTTACCGATTTATTGTTAAGCCCGACTCTGCCTTCCGAATTGAAACTTACATCAATTGTGCCCGAATTGCCCGGAGCAATAGGTTTGGTTGAGAATTTTGTTACTGTGCAACCGCACGATGAGTGTACAGCCGAAATAAGTAAAAAGCTTTCGCCTTTGTTGGTAAACTTAAACGAGTAGGTTACGTCTTCACCGTTTACAAGTTTGCCAAAATCGTGAAAATACTTGTCGAATACAATTATTGGCAATCCCTTTTTCGAATCGGGTGAATCAGCCGTTGAAGGATTATTCACCATATTTTCCGAGCTTTTTTTGTTGCCACCCTTGCACGAAACAAGAAAAATTAACGATAAAATTAATAATAGTTTTACTGTGTGTTTAAGCATTTTACTTACTTTGTTTCATTACTTTCAAGCACAAAAGTAATATTTATTTTATAATCGAATGTTAGTTGTTGTTAATAATTTGGATATGGAATGTGGCTATGAATAAACAGCCATTTTCGCAACTTTTACTAGTTAATCAACCCCCTGCCGGTTTTATTAATTTTTCCTTCTTTGATAAGTTCTCCGATAATTTTATCCAAAATTCCGTTTATAAACTGTTTGCTATTGTCGGTTCCGTATTCCTTTGCTATTTCAATGGCTTCGTTTAGGGTAACTTTAACAGGAACAGAATCAATGTGTAGCAGCTCTGCCAAAGCCATTTTTATAATTATCATATCTATTAAGGCGATACGTTCAATTTCCCAGTTTATCAGGTTGTTTTTAATAATTTCTTCAAACTCTTGATTATGAAGTATTGAATTTCTGAAAAGTTGAATAGTAAATTCCAAATCTTCGCTTTTTTCAGTTTTGTTGGCATCTTTATAAAGCGGAGGTAGCGGATGCAGTTCCGATTTGTTTTTGCTCCACTGTTTTATTGTCAGGTCAGCCATCATAATGGCAATTTCGAAATCTTCTTCCCACGAAATATTTATTTCGGCTAGTACACTTTTAAGCCATTCCGAATTAGACAGCACGTTTAGCAGTTCGTT
The nucleotide sequence above comes from Lentimicrobiaceae bacterium. Encoded proteins:
- the yajC gene encoding preprotein translocase subunit YajC, producing MNFLNVLLMAPPQGEGASGGGMGSSLIFLLVIFVIFYLFFIRPQTKRQKEQRKFRESLTKGQKIVTIGGIHGKIVEVQETTVTIEVENNVRIRIEKSAIGSSAQDQLTDQDKK
- a CDS encoding DUF1573 domain-containing protein, with translation MLKHTVKLLLILSLIFLVSCKGGNKKSSENMVNNPSTADSPDSKKGLPIIVFDKYFHDFGKLVNGEDVTYSFKFTNKGESFLLISAVHSSCGCTVTKFSTKPIAPGNSGTIDVSFNSEGRVGLNNKSVTVVSNTQPNTTVLKIQAKVVNPENL
- the nusB gene encoding transcription antitermination factor NusB; translation: MITRHQLRIKCLQAIYAFFQNPTIKLPAAEKNLLKNIDEIYDLYIYILSALIEVKRWKEKKIEENKQKLLPTAEDLNPNLNFINNQLIHQFENNQDLKSKIAALSVNWSEEQPLFRSLYNALSATEAFEQYMNNESNNYNQDKALVRNELLNVLSNSEWLKSVLAEINISWEEDFEIAIMMADLTIKQWSKNKSELHPLPPLYKDANKTEKSEDLEFTIQLFRNSILHNQEFEEIIKNNLINWEIERIALIDMIIIKMALAELLHIDSVPVKVTLNEAIEIAKEYGTDNSKQFINGILDKIIGELIKEGKINKTGRGLIN